The Marivirga salinae DNA window ACCTGTATTCTAGCTTGCAAATCGGGCAATTCATTGATGACAAAAATTCCCCTATGTGAACGAGGAATTAATCCATAGTGAATAACTCTCTCATCAGAATAAGGTAATTTTAAAGTAGCAGCTTTAATGGGGTCAACATCACCAATCAAATCGGCAACGGATACATCCGGAGTTGCTAATTTTTCAGTATATCGCTCATCTCTATGCATCCAGGCAACAGCTGCATTATTTCCTTTTTCCTCCAAGATGTCCAAAGCTTGTCTGGAAATTGGGTGCATCGGATCATCATTCAATTCAGACCCCTTGAGAACTGGAATGTATTCATCAAGTAATAAGGTCATCATTCGGGCAATTCTGGTTTTTGCCTGCCCCCTTAAGCCTAATAAGTTAATATTATGACGAGATAGAATGGCTCTTTGAATGTCTGGAATAACTGTGTCTTCATAACCCCAAATGCCTTCGAAAACATTCTCACCAGCCTTCATTTTTTTTATGAGATTTTGTCTGAGTTCTTCTTTTACTGGTTTCGGTTGATAACCGCTTTCCATTAATCCTTTAAGTGTAGTAATTTTTAATTTATCTTGCGAAGTGAGTTTATCGTAGCTCATATAATTATTTTCAGTATCTTTTTTTTCTATTTCTTTTGTAATCTTCAAACACTAAGTTACCTAAGCCTTGTAAGCTGCTGTAATAAGCATTTCCATTATTAACGGTAGTGAATTCTTTTACAAATTCTTGCAAATAAGGATCAGAAGCAATCATAAAGGTGGTGATTGGGATATTTAACCTTCGGCATTGCGCCCCCAGATTAAGTGTTTTATTTAATATTTTTGGATCTAGCCCAAAACTGTTTTTATAATATTTGATGCCTTGCTTCATACAAGTAGGTTTCCCATCTGTAATCATGAAAATCTGCTTGTTTTTATTTTTCCTTCTTCTCAATAGATCCATAGCCAATTCCAATCCTGCTATGGTGTTCGTGTGATAAGGACCAACTTGCAGATAGGGCAAATCTTTAATTTGAATTTGCCAAGCATCGTTTCCAAAGACAATGATATCAAGCGTATCCTTTTTATATTTTTTGGTGATGAGTTCGGCTAAAGCCATGGCTACTTTTTTAGCTGGCGTAATTCTATCTTCACCATACAAAATCATGGAATGCGATATATCAATCATCAAGACAGTGGAAGTTTGTGTTTTGTATTCACTTTCAACTACTTCCAAATCATCTTCTGTAAGCATGAAATCACCTAATCCATGGTTGATTTGAGCATTTCTTAAAGAATCCGTCATGGAAATCTGATGTAATAAATCACCAAACTCATAATTTCTTCTATCCGTGCCTGGTTCTTCTCCTAAGCCTGTAAAGTTGGTTTTATGTTCTCCTTTTCCTGATTTCTTAAGTTTGCCGAAGATTTCTTCCAAAGCATTTTTTCTGATGTTCTGCTCAGTTTTGGCTGTAATCTCAAAAGAACCATCAGGCGTTTTATCGGAGATAAATCCTTTGTTTTTTAAATCTTCTATGAAATCGCCCATTCCATATTGTCCATCTGTGATGTTGTATTGTTTATCAATATTGGTGAGCCAACTTAAAGCCTCACTAACATCACCCCCCGTTATGATCAACAATTCATTGAATACATTGAATAATTGATCAAAAGTAGTGTCTGATAAATCCTTATGGGCTAAATATTTTGTAAATCTGTAACCTAACATATTCAAACTTAACTAATATAAGAAGATGAATGTTACTGTTATCTACTAAAATTTATCGGAAATGTATTTTAGATTTTCTAAAGGTATAAAATCAATCCTGAAAGGTGTTTTAAAGGGATTTATAAAAACCTCTTATAAAATATGATGTGAGAATTCTTGATTCACATGTTGCGATAAGCTAATTTCTTGTTGGCTATTTACTAATAAATTTTGGTGAGCCATATTGACGATTCCTTTTAAAGAACAAATACTCGTGATGCTAACGGTTTTCACTTCTTCTCTATCCATCACCATATCATTTTTCAAATCACCTGAACCAGCATTTCTATGGAAATCTCTGATAGCTTCAACAGTATATTCTTTATTGTCTTTCAACCATTCTTTAAACCATTCATTTCTATTTTGAATAGATTCCTTTGTGTAAAGTTGAGCTGAAGCCCAAATGTGTGGTTTTTTAGGGTCTTTTTCTTCTATGAATGTATTTTTACCATCCCATTTGAATTCGAGTATTCTTAATTCAGGATCATGGAAAAGCACTACCATAGTAAATGGTTCTATATCCGTGAAATCATAATTCTTGAAAAATTCATCTGGTTTTATGCATTCAATGGCTTCCATAACTACCATTCCTCTGCTCATCCGATAAGGAGGATTAAAATCATGAGGTGCATTAGCCCCATTTAATAAACATACACTAATTCCATTGTCAGAAGTGGCAACCCAAGTACCTCCTGCTTTAGGATCTTGAGGGAATACTATATTTTTACCTTCAACATGATGATATGATGGGAAGCCAGCGTGACCTCTATCAGGGCTTTCATCACGATTGGTGGTTAATATATATTGCTGTTCGGAAAGTGGTAAATATGTTAGCGTACACATAGATTTTGATAAAACTTCCGAATGATACTAAATAATAAAATCTTTAAAAAGCCATTTCTTTAATTAATATAAAAAAAATCCAGTGGATCAGGGTATGTGAATGAATAATCTAAGATATATTCAATTTTGGAGCTTTCAATAATTCGGTTTGTCAATTCTTGTTTTATGTTTTCAAATTGAGGGGCTTCGAAACCATAATCTTTCGCATTTTTTAAAAACACTTCCTTTTTAGTTGGATGTTTTGGAGCTGTCCCATTTATAATAGTTGACCATTTTTCTTGCTTTATGACAGCCTGAATAATTCCAACAGCATCATCTCTATGAATATAATTTACCTTTTGTTCGTGTTGTGCTAAAGGTTTCCCAGAAAAATACCTTCCTGGAATTCTTTCATATCCTAAAAGACCACCAAATCGGATAATGGTTAACCTTTCTTTAAATTCGTTAAGCAAAAGTTGTTCGGCTTGGATTAAAGCTTGTGCTCTTTCAGATTGATGATCAAGTTCATGTTCTTCATCAATTGGATGATCAACTTTTGGATAGACAGAAGTGGCACTAATATAAATTATTTTTTGAGTAGGAGGAATGTATTTTATTATTGGTTTTAAGCTTTCAATATGATGATCTACCCCTTTTTTGGAAGTTTTTGGTGGGATATTGATAATTAAATAATCAGAATTAAAAAACTCACTTCCTAAATCATCATTTGGTAAATCAATGTTGAAAGCATTAATTTTAGCCTCTTTCAATTCTTCCATTTTTGAAGCGGTTGTTGTGCTTCCTTTTACTTCATATCCTTGCGCTATTAATTTTTTTGCAAGAGGGAATCCTAACCATCCGCAACCTAAAATGCTAACTGATGCCATTATTTTTTCTTTTTGGGAATAGTATTGAAAATATAATCCCAGATTGGAGTTGAAACCCCAAAATATTTGTCTGGATGCTTATAGTGATGAATACTGTGGTAAATCCACAACCATTTTAAGAAATTTTTGGGTGGTTGATAAGCGTGTATGGCATAATGTGCAAAAGCATAAGCCAAATAGCCGATCAAAAATCCTGGTACAAAAGCAAATGCATAATTCTGCATTATTATCCAAAATCCACCAAAAATAATACTGCTAATGATTATTGCGCCTGCCGGTGGCATTACAATTCTGTCTTTGTCTTTTGGATACTCATGATGGATTCCATGGAAAGTATAGGTAATCCATCTTTTCCATCTTTTGTCATCATCCATGTGGAATACATATCTATGTATCAAATACTCTCCTAAAGTCCAGCTGAAGAAACCCAAAACAAATAGGATTACAAAAGTTGTGGTCGCAATATTGAATTGAGTGAAAGATAGGTAAGCAAGAGAGATTGAAATGATAGCTAAAATAGTTAAAGGAACCGAAAAATGGCTTCTAGTTAATTTTTCTAGTATAGGGTTCTCGAATAAGTTTTTTGTTCCTGAACCCTTGATTTTTCTGTCTTCTGCTATATCCATAATCAAATAAAAGTGACAATTTTAAAAAAGTTGTTCATCGATTAACTATGGGATTTTAACGACTAACCCTAGGATTTGTTCCGATATAAGATTTTAGGATGACCTTTCGGCTAATTCTTTGTTTAAAATTTTGTCATAAAAATTCTCATAAAGAGGAAGGATGTTGGTAATGTCAAATTTCTTAGCTCGTTCAAGTGCTGCCGATTTAAATTTATTTAAATTTTCATCAGCTAAAATATACAAAGCCTTCTCGGTCATGTCTTTAACGTCTCCCACATTACAAGTAAATCCTGTTACTCCGTTAATATTTAATTCAGGAATTCCTCCTGCATTTGAAGAAAGTACAGGGACTTCACAAGACATGGCTTCCAATGCGGCCAAGCCAAAACTTTCTTTTTCAGAAGGCATTAAGAATAAATCACTAACTGATAAAACTTCTTCTACTGCCTCCATTTTTCCTAAGAAACGGATGTCCTCACAAGTGCCTAATTCTCTGCAGAGCTTTTCCATTTTGATTCTTTCAGGACCATCACCTACCAATAGTAATTTTGCAGGAATTATTTTTCTAACATTATTGAATACGTGGATTACATCTTCTACTCTTTTCACTTTTCGAAAATTGGAAGTATGTACCAGTAGTTTTTCGCCATTTGGGCAAATAGCTGTTTTGAAATGCTCTTTTTTCTGTCTTTTAAATCTATTTAAATCAATGAAATTAGGGATCACTTCGATATGCTGATATATATCAAAATGCTCTAAGGTATCCTTTTTTAAGTCCTCAGAAACTGCAGTAACGCCATCTGATTTATTGATGCTAAAAGTTACTACAGGTTCATATGATGGATCTTTTCCTACTAGCGTGATGTCAGTACCGTGTAGAGTGGTCACCACAGGAATATTAATATTCTTCTCTTTTAATATTTGCTTTGCCATATAAGCTGCAGAAGCATGAGGGATTGCATAGTGTACATGCAATAAATCTAATTTTTCATGCTGAGCAACATCTACCATTTTGCTAGCTAGTGCTAGTTCATAAGGGGGATATTGAAATAAGGGATAAGTTCTTATATCAACCTCATGATAAAATAAATTTTCGTTGAAAAAGTCTAATCGAGTAGGCTGCGAATAAGTGATGAAATGTACATTATGTCCATTTTTAGCTAAAGCTTTCCCTAATTCTGTAGCTACAACTCCGCTTCCGCCAAAGGTAGGATAGCAAACAATACCTATATTCATTTATTTTTAGTTAAATAAAACTTCTTTGATAAGATGAGAAGTAAAACGTAATGCCCTGCAATTATGTTTAAAATTTTAGAATTGACTTATTCAATTCACATAATCTTCTTGCTCTGATTCATATTCAAAAATAGATTGATAAATCACATCCATTATTCTTGTTCGAATGTTGGACGTAATCAGTTTCCTATTATTGGCATCAGGATAAACCCTATTAGACAAGAAAATAAAAACTAATCCAAACTCAGGGTCTGCCCAAGCTGCAGTTCCAGTAAAGCCAGTATGACCAAAAGTTAAAGGGGAAGCATAATGAGAAGTAGGAGAGGGTCCTTCTTCTTCAACAGGTTTGTCCCAGCCTAACCCCCTTCTATTTTCATCAAATTGTTTTCTTGTAAAATAAGGAACAGTCCCTTTACTGAAATATCGAACACCACCATAAGTACCATCCCATAAATTCATTTGCATTAAAATAGCAAGATCTTTAGCGTTGCTAAATAAACCAGCATGCCCTGCGACACCTCCTATCATTGCAGCGCCTTGATCGTGTACCCAGCCTTTTATCAGATCATTTCTAAATATTAAGTCATTTTCAGTTGGGGCAATTTGACTCTCAGGAAATCGGCATAAAGGAAGGAATCCCATTGTGGTCATTCCCATTGGCTTATAAAAATTCTCATGTAACAAGTCTTCATAACTCATATTAGTCATGCGTTCACTTATTTTTTGCATAATATAATATCCCATATCTGAATAT harbors:
- a CDS encoding vWA domain-containing protein, which translates into the protein MLGYRFTKYLAHKDLSDTTFDQLFNVFNELLIITGGDVSEALSWLTNIDKQYNITDGQYGMGDFIEDLKNKGFISDKTPDGSFEITAKTEQNIRKNALEEIFGKLKKSGKGEHKTNFTGLGEEPGTDRRNYEFGDLLHQISMTDSLRNAQINHGLGDFMLTEDDLEVVESEYKTQTSTVLMIDISHSMILYGEDRITPAKKVAMALAELITKKYKKDTLDIIVFGNDAWQIQIKDLPYLQVGPYHTNTIAGLELAMDLLRRRKNKNKQIFMITDGKPTCMKQGIKYYKNSFGLDPKILNKTLNLGAQCRRLNIPITTFMIASDPYLQEFVKEFTTVNNGNAYYSSLQGLGNLVFEDYKRNRKKRY
- a CDS encoding NRDE family protein produces the protein MCTLTYLPLSEQQYILTTNRDESPDRGHAGFPSYHHVEGKNIVFPQDPKAGGTWVATSDNGISVCLLNGANAPHDFNPPYRMSRGMVVMEAIECIKPDEFFKNYDFTDIEPFTMVVLFHDPELRILEFKWDGKNTFIEEKDPKKPHIWASAQLYTKESIQNRNEWFKEWLKDNKEYTVEAIRDFHRNAGSGDLKNDMVMDREEVKTVSITSICSLKGIVNMAHQNLLVNSQQEISLSQHVNQEFSHHIL
- a CDS encoding NAD-dependent epimerase/dehydratase family protein: MASVSILGCGWLGFPLAKKLIAQGYEVKGSTTTASKMEELKEAKINAFNIDLPNDDLGSEFFNSDYLIINIPPKTSKKGVDHHIESLKPIIKYIPPTQKIIYISATSVYPKVDHPIDEEHELDHQSERAQALIQAEQLLLNEFKERLTIIRFGGLLGYERIPGRYFSGKPLAQHEQKVNYIHRDDAVGIIQAVIKQEKWSTIINGTAPKHPTKKEVFLKNAKDYGFEAPQFENIKQELTNRIIESSKIEYILDYSFTYPDPLDFFYIN
- a CDS encoding sterol desaturase family protein, giving the protein MDIAEDRKIKGSGTKNLFENPILEKLTRSHFSVPLTILAIISISLAYLSFTQFNIATTTFVILFVLGFFSWTLGEYLIHRYVFHMDDDKRWKRWITYTFHGIHHEYPKDKDRIVMPPAGAIIISSIIFGGFWIIMQNYAFAFVPGFLIGYLAYAFAHYAIHAYQPPKNFLKWLWIYHSIHHYKHPDKYFGVSTPIWDYIFNTIPKKKK
- the bshA gene encoding N-acetyl-alpha-D-glucosaminyl L-malate synthase BshA, whose product is MNIGIVCYPTFGGSGVVATELGKALAKNGHNVHFITYSQPTRLDFFNENLFYHEVDIRTYPLFQYPPYELALASKMVDVAQHEKLDLLHVHYAIPHASAAYMAKQILKEKNINIPVVTTLHGTDITLVGKDPSYEPVVTFSINKSDGVTAVSEDLKKDTLEHFDIYQHIEVIPNFIDLNRFKRQKKEHFKTAICPNGEKLLVHTSNFRKVKRVEDVIHVFNNVRKIIPAKLLLVGDGPERIKMEKLCRELGTCEDIRFLGKMEAVEEVLSVSDLFLMPSEKESFGLAALEAMSCEVPVLSSNAGGIPELNINGVTGFTCNVGDVKDMTEKALYILADENLNKFKSAALERAKKFDITNILPLYENFYDKILNKELAERSS